From Pulveribacter suum, a single genomic window includes:
- the hpnD gene encoding presqualene diphosphate synthase HpnD produces MTPEQYVQQKAAASGSSFYYAFLFLPRERRAAITAFYAFCREVDDVVDEVTDPGVADTKLSWWSSEIAKTFAGAPTHPVTQALAPHLQPFGLRQEQLQAVIEGCRMDLTQTRYLDFAGLARYCHLVAGVVGEVAARIFGQTEDATTQYAHKLGLAFQLTNIIRDVGEDAMRGRIYLPISELQQFDVKAHEITQRQYSERFAALMRFQAQRAHQLYDEALALLPAADRRAQRPGLMMASIYRTLLREIEADGFQVLHQRTSLTPLRKLWLAWRVQALGRM; encoded by the coding sequence ATGACCCCCGAGCAGTACGTCCAGCAAAAGGCCGCCGCCTCCGGCAGCAGCTTTTATTACGCCTTCCTCTTTTTGCCGCGCGAGCGGCGCGCGGCCATCACGGCGTTCTACGCCTTTTGCCGCGAGGTGGACGACGTGGTGGATGAGGTCACCGACCCCGGCGTGGCCGACACCAAGCTGTCGTGGTGGAGCAGCGAGATCGCCAAGACCTTTGCCGGCGCGCCCACGCACCCTGTCACGCAGGCGCTGGCGCCGCACCTCCAGCCCTTTGGCCTGCGCCAGGAGCAGCTGCAGGCCGTCATCGAAGGCTGCCGCATGGACCTGACGCAGACCCGCTACCTGGACTTTGCGGGCCTGGCGCGCTATTGCCACCTGGTGGCGGGCGTGGTGGGCGAGGTGGCCGCCCGCATCTTTGGCCAGACCGAGGACGCCACCACCCAGTACGCGCACAAGCTGGGCCTGGCGTTTCAGCTCACCAACATCATCCGCGACGTGGGCGAGGACGCGATGCGCGGGCGCATCTACCTGCCGATAAGCGAGCTGCAGCAGTTCGACGTGAAGGCGCACGAGATCACGCAGCGCCAGTATTCCGAGCGCTTTGCGGCGCTGATGCGCTTTCAGGCGCAGCGCGCCCACCAGCTCTACGACGAGGCCCTGGCGCTGCTGCCCGCGGCCGACCGGCGCGCGCAAAGGCCCGGCCTGATGATGGCCAGCATCTACCGCACGCTGCTGCGCGAGATCGAGGCCGATGGCTTTCAGGTGCTACACCAGCGCACCAGCCTCACTCCCCTGCGCAAGTTGTGGCTGGCGTGGCGGGTGCAGGCGCTGGGGAGGATGTGA
- a CDS encoding efflux RND transporter periplasmic adaptor subunit — protein MPFPDSFLRPSGAAARLSPSPRPGVFLWAGRAAALGAAVLALAGCSRPAPPPEPLRAVKLVTVGTQAAQAQHEYAGEVRARVESRLSFRVAGKIVQRPVEAGQHVRAGQLLAELDARDYELAAQAARAQASAAATQRDLAAADLQRFSRLRAQNFISGAELDRREAALQSAQAQLAQAQAQLAAQGNQAGYTRLLADGPGVITGVDAEAGQVVAAGTPVVRIARDGARDAVFAVPEDRVAGVRVGQAVQVAAWAGGAPLAARVREVAASADPVTRTFLVKVALEGGEPPPLGATVQVTLAGPAAQGASAGGARLVHLPSSALRQDGAQTAVWVFDPASATVRSQVVQVQGLQGGDALVSQGLTPGMQVVAAGVHVLAPGQKVSVYKPKSAPDQAEQAPEAINNEAANGATAPAAR, from the coding sequence ATGCCTTTTCCTGATTCCTTCCTGCGCCCCTCGGGCGCAGCCGCACGGCTTTCGCCCTCGCCCCGGCCCGGGGTTTTTTTGTGGGCCGGCCGTGCCGCCGCCCTGGGCGCCGCCGTGCTGGCGCTGGCCGGCTGCTCGCGCCCGGCGCCGCCGCCCGAGCCGCTGCGCGCGGTGAAGCTGGTCACCGTAGGCACGCAGGCAGCGCAGGCGCAGCATGAGTACGCGGGCGAAGTGCGGGCGCGGGTGGAGTCGCGCCTGTCCTTTCGCGTGGCCGGCAAGATCGTGCAGCGCCCAGTGGAGGCCGGCCAGCACGTGCGCGCCGGCCAGCTGCTGGCCGAGCTGGATGCGCGTGACTACGAGCTGGCGGCCCAGGCCGCCCGCGCCCAGGCCAGCGCCGCGGCCACGCAGCGCGACCTGGCGGCAGCGGACCTGCAGCGCTTTTCGCGGCTGCGGGCGCAGAACTTCATCAGCGGGGCCGAGCTGGACCGGCGCGAGGCGGCCCTCCAATCGGCCCAGGCGCAGTTGGCCCAGGCCCAGGCGCAGCTGGCCGCACAGGGCAACCAGGCCGGCTACACGCGCCTGCTGGCCGATGGGCCCGGCGTGATCACCGGCGTGGACGCCGAGGCCGGCCAGGTGGTGGCCGCCGGCACGCCCGTGGTGCGCATCGCCCGCGACGGCGCGCGCGATGCGGTGTTCGCCGTGCCCGAGGACCGCGTGGCCGGCGTGCGCGTGGGCCAGGCCGTGCAGGTGGCCGCCTGGGCCGGCGGCGCGCCGCTGGCCGCGCGGGTGCGCGAGGTGGCGGCCAGCGCCGACCCGGTGACGCGCACCTTCTTGGTCAAGGTGGCGCTGGAGGGCGGCGAGCCGCCCCCGCTGGGCGCCACGGTGCAGGTGACGCTGGCCGGCCCCGCCGCACAGGGGGCTTCGGCGGGCGGGGCGCGGCTGGTGCATCTGCCCAGCAGCGCGCTGCGCCAGGACGGCGCGCAGACGGCGGTATGGGTCTTCGACCCGGCCAGCGCCACGGTGCGCTCGCAGGTGGTGCAGGTGCAAGGCCTGCAGGGCGGCGACGCCCTGGTCAGCCAGGGGCTGACGCCCGGCATGCAGGTGGTGGCCGCCGGCGTGCACGTGTTGGCGCCGGGGCAGAAGGTTTCGGTTTACAAGCCAAAATCGGCTCCAGACCAGGCGGAGCAAGCGCCAGAAGCTATCAATAACGAAGCAGCGAACGGCGCCACGGCCCCGGCCGCGCGCTAA
- a CDS encoding hydroxysqualene dehydroxylase has protein sequence MKVAVIGAGWGGMAAAVHAAQAGHRVTVLEAARTLGGRARTVPAMLEDGSQVLLDNGQHILIGAYTACLGLMRTVGVDPDAALLRLPLALRFPDGSGIALPDAAPPWDALAGIARARGWSAGERLALLGRAARWRLAGFSCAPGHTVADLCAGLPERLVREFIDPLCVSALNTPAQQACGQTFLRVVQDSLFAGRGGSHLLLPRTDLGALLPEPAAAWLRARGHAVHTGRRVQALGRGAPGQGWLVDGEPFGAVLLATSSTEAARLVGDASALAHEHAALLSWATLARQLPFGAIATVYARQPGHAGPLLRSPMLALRGGPQQPAQFVFDRGQLGGPEGLLAFVVSAFGGERAALEAAVLRQAAQEVALPGLRLLQTVVERRATFVCTPGLARPPLHIAQGLMACGDYVAGPYPATLEGAALHAAAAVAALA, from the coding sequence ATGAAGGTCGCCGTCATCGGCGCTGGCTGGGGCGGCATGGCCGCGGCCGTGCATGCGGCGCAGGCCGGGCACCGTGTCACCGTGCTGGAGGCGGCGCGCACGCTGGGCGGACGGGCCCGGACGGTGCCGGCCATGCTGGAGGACGGCAGCCAAGTGCTGCTGGACAACGGCCAGCACATCCTGATCGGCGCCTACACCGCCTGCCTGGGTCTGATGCGCACTGTGGGCGTGGACCCGGACGCCGCCCTGCTGCGCCTGCCGCTGGCGCTGCGCTTTCCCGACGGCAGCGGCATCGCCCTGCCCGATGCGGCCCCGCCGTGGGACGCGCTGGCCGGCATTGCCCGCGCGCGCGGCTGGAGCGCCGGCGAGCGCCTGGCCCTGCTGGGGCGTGCGGCGCGCTGGCGCCTGGCGGGCTTTTCGTGTGCGCCAGGGCACACCGTGGCCGACCTGTGCGCCGGCCTGCCCGAGCGGCTGGTGCGCGAGTTCATCGACCCGCTGTGCGTGTCGGCGCTGAACACGCCCGCCCAGCAGGCCTGCGGCCAGACCTTTTTGCGCGTAGTGCAAGACAGCCTGTTTGCCGGGCGCGGCGGCTCGCATCTGCTGCTGCCGCGCACCGACCTGGGCGCCCTGCTGCCCGAGCCCGCCGCCGCCTGGCTGCGCGCGCGCGGGCACGCCGTGCACACCGGCCGGCGCGTGCAGGCGCTAGGGCGCGGCGCGCCCGGGCAGGGCTGGCTGGTCGATGGCGAACCCTTCGGCGCGGTGCTGCTGGCCACCAGCAGTACCGAGGCCGCGCGCCTGGTGGGCGACGCCAGCGCCCTGGCGCACGAGCACGCCGCGCTGCTGTCCTGGGCCACGCTGGCCCGCCAGCTGCCCTTTGGCGCCATCGCCACCGTCTATGCCCGCCAGCCCGGCCACGCCGGGCCGCTGCTGCGCTCGCCCATGCTGGCGCTGCGCGGCGGGCCGCAGCAGCCCGCGCAATTCGTCTTCGACCGGGGGCAGCTGGGTGGGCCCGAGGGCCTGCTGGCCTTCGTCGTCAGCGCCTTCGGCGGCGAGCGCGCTGCGCTGGAGGCCGCCGTGCTGCGACAGGCCGCGCAGGAGGTGGCCCTGCCCGGCCTGCGCCTGCTGCAGACCGTGGTCGAGCGGCGCGCCACCTTCGTCTGCACGCCCGGCCTGGCCCGCCCGCCGCTGCACATCGCCCAGGGCCTGATGGCCTGCGGCGACTACGTGGCCGGGCCCTACCCCGCCACGCTGGAAGGCGCCGCGCTGCACGCTGCGGCCGCCGTGGCGGCGCTGGCCTGA
- the hpnC gene encoding squalene synthase HpnC, translating to MAPVNSPAPRAAAAPALPPPVTHYENFPVASLLCPPALRRPIAAIYAFARTADDLADEGGASAQQRLADLQAYREQLHAAAAGRPPAPRWAAVFGPLAAVLQSHALPVPLLDDLLRAFEQDVAMTEAGATHADRAALLRYCAHSANPVGRLLLHLYGVQDGPALAHSDAICSALQLINFWQDLSVDLPRARHYLADADCAAHGVARADLAALRRTPHSDALILDCAAWARTLMREGAPLVHRLPGRAGWELRLVVQGGLRILDKVQALGGASLVRRPRLHAGDWLLMLARAARM from the coding sequence ATCGCCCCCGTGAACTCCCCAGCCCCCCGCGCCGCGGCCGCGCCCGCCCTGCCGCCGCCCGTCACGCACTACGAGAATTTCCCCGTCGCCTCGCTGCTGTGCCCGCCGGCGCTGCGCCGGCCCATCGCTGCCATCTACGCCTTTGCCCGCACGGCAGACGACCTGGCCGACGAGGGCGGTGCCAGCGCGCAGCAGCGCCTGGCCGACCTGCAGGCCTACCGCGAGCAGCTGCACGCCGCGGCCGCCGGCCGGCCGCCCGCGCCGCGCTGGGCCGCGGTCTTCGGCCCGCTGGCGGCCGTGCTGCAAAGCCACGCCCTGCCCGTGCCGCTGCTGGACGACCTGCTGCGCGCCTTCGAACAGGACGTGGCCATGACCGAGGCCGGCGCCACCCACGCCGACCGCGCCGCCCTGCTGCGCTACTGCGCGCACTCGGCCAACCCGGTGGGCCGGCTGCTGCTGCACCTGTACGGCGTGCAGGACGGCCCCGCGCTGGCGCACAGCGACGCCATCTGCAGCGCGCTGCAGCTCATCAACTTCTGGCAGGACCTGAGCGTGGACCTGCCGCGCGCTCGCCACTACCTGGCCGACGCCGACTGCGCCGCCCATGGTGTGGCGCGTGCCGACCTGGCCGCGCTGCGGCGCACGCCGCACAGCGACGCGCTGATCCTGGACTGCGCCGCCTGGGCGCGCACGCTGATGCGGGAGGGCGCGCCGCTGGTGCACCGCCTGCCCGGGCGCGCCGGCTGGGAGCTGCGGCTGGTCGTGCAGGGGGGCCTGCGCATCCTGGACAAGGTGCAGGCCCTGGGCGGCGCCAGCCTGGTGCGGCGCCCGCGCCTGCACGCCGGCGACTGGCTGCTGATGCTGGCGCGCGCGGCGCGCATGTAA